CGGCCACTCGCCGGGTCCGGTACGAAACGGGTGCCGGGGCCGACGATCCGCAGCACCCCTGCTCTGATCAGGGCGGCGGCCTGGGCCAGCCGGACCGGCGGCGGACCGGCGGCCAGGAAAGAGCTGCGGGGGACGTACCAGCCGAGGAAGTCATCACGGTGCGAGCCCGGCTCGAGTCCGGAGTAGTCGACGAACTCACGGATGACGCCGCGGGTGTCGCGCAGCACGTCGAGCGCGGCCTTGAGCGGTGACTCGACATTGCCGCGCGCCGCCTCCACCAGGTCGCGGCGGAGCACTTCGAGCAGGTCGCACTCGAAGGCCGCGTGGTCGTCGTACGTCCGGCCGGCGAAGGGGCGGGCCAGCCGGTCGAGGTCGAGCGGCGGGAGATCCCGCACGCCGTACCGCTGGGCGGCCGCGGCCACGTCGGGCACCGGCGAGCCGGCCGGGACGGCCAGTCCGGCCTTGAACTCGGCCTCCCGGCCGGCGCCGTGGCGGTGCCGGATCTCGGTGCCGTAGTACACCAGGTTCATCTCGGCGTGCAGCCACGGCCAGACGTCCGCCCGGAAGTCGACAGGGCCGTCCGGGGACTTCCCCGGGGTCCTGTGCCGGACGTGCTCCACCGTGAACAGCAGTGGGCGGTAGGGGTCGGTGGCCGATTTCTGGTTGCGACCCCGTGCGGGCAACGGCATGCCGCTGCGGGAACCCGCCACCAGCATGGGCTCCGCGCCGCTCGGCAGATACGTCAGCCGGCCCTCGGCATCCTCCTTGAAGGTCCCGCCACGGCCGAGGGTGAAGGCCGCCATCACGTCGTAGAAGGACAGGCCGAGACCGAGGATGCCGACCGTGGACGCGGACGAGACGTTGTCCAGATCCATGTCGGCCGCCGAATCCCCCTGGATGTAACGGAGTCCCGGCCGGTCCGACGCGAACTGTGCCAGCTCGCGCTGCTCGCCCGACGGGCCGGGCCTGGCGTGGCCGGTGGTGAGGACCACCCTGTCCACGGAGAGCCGCGATCCGTCCGAGAGCCGCAGCTGGTAGCCGTCGCCGGTACGGGTCAGGTCCTCGACCGACAGGCGCAACTCGTGCAGGTTGACGCCGGCGGGCAGTCCGCCGCGGACCGCGCTGAGCACGAAACGCATGTAGCGGCCGTAGACGGCGCGCGGCGCGTAGCTGTTGGGGCCCGGGTGGTCGGCGTCGGTCGCCCGCCACCACTCGCCGAAGGAGGGGCCGGCCCCGGCCCGGTGCGGGCCGTCGTCCGGCGTCCCGGAGAAGGCGGAGATCTCGTCGGCGACCGTGTTCATCATGAACCACTCGGGCTGGTCGCTGCGCCAGACCCGGCCGCAGCCCACCTCGACCGGATCTATCAGATAGATCTCCACGGGCCGTGCTTTTGCCGTCCGCGGCTCCGCGGCCAGCCGGGCGCCGAGCCGTTCGATCACACTCAGGCCGCGCGGCCCGCTGCCGACAACCGCGATGCGGTGTACGCCGACGGCGTCCAGCAGGCCCCGGGCCACTGCGGCTCCCGGCGCGGACGAGCCCACACGGTACTCCACCGTTCTCCCCCTAAACATTCGTCATCCACCCGGAATTACCGGGCGGGACGTAACTGCAATCCCTGATGACCGACCTTAAGCGGGCGTCAGCCGACATTCAACGGTGGTTAGTTCATGTATTGCATGAGGGTTATTGATGTGTCGGCCCGTGCTGCTAATTGTTGTTTACATCCGGTGTGAGGCGGGGTTAGGCTGCCGAATCGTTCGCCAAGGAAAGCAAGCTGATGGTCCAGGAGACTTCAATGGGACGCCGACCGGCCCTTCTCGTACTCGACCTGATAAATGAACTCGTCCACCCCGAAGGGAAATACTCCGCAGACGGCTTCTGCGAGCAGGTCGCCGAGCGCGGTGTCCTCGGCCGGGCTGCCACCGCGATCGACAGAGCCCGGCGTGACGGCGTCCCGGTCATCTACGTCGTCGTCGGTTTCTCCCCCGGCTATGCCGACTGGCCCGCGAGCTCGGAGCTGTTCGCCTCCGCGCGTGACGACGACCGGGTCGTCCTGGGCACCTGGGGCACGCAGGTGCACGACGAACTCAAGCCGGCCGACGGCGAGCCGGTCATCGAGAAGCGTCGTGTCAGCCCGTTCTTCGGCACGCATCTCGACCTGCTCCTGCGCAATCTGGGCGTCAACACCCTGCTGCTGACCGGTGTCACCACGGACCTGGTGATCCTGTCCACCGCGCGCGAGGGACACGACCGCGACTACCACGTCGAGGTGCTCGCGGACGCCGCCGCGGCGGACAGCCGGGAAGCACATGAAACCGCCCTCAAGGTGATCGCCCGCACCGCCCGGATCACCTCGGTCGACGAAGCCCTTCCCGCCTGACCCACCACCCGCGGTACGCAGAGGGACGGAGTCGAGAGATGAGCGTCGGCCGGACGATTCGAACGAGGTTCCCCGGGCTCGGGCCGCCACGGCCCGCTCCGGAGCGGGCCGCACCGGACCAGGGCCGGACCGGGCCGGGCCGGCGGCTGGGCCGGCTCTCCCGCGGCCAGGCGTTCTGGCTGGTCGGCGTCATCCTCATCCTGCTGCTGCTCTCCTCGTCGGCACCCTCGCCGATGTACGTCCTCTACCAGCAGCGCTGGCACTTCTCCGGCACCGCCCTCACGGTCGTCTTCGGTATCTACGCCGT
This DNA window, taken from Streptomyces nitrosporeus, encodes the following:
- a CDS encoding FAD/NAD(P)-binding protein — encoded protein: MEYRVGSSAPGAAVARGLLDAVGVHRIAVVGSGPRGLSVIERLGARLAAEPRTAKARPVEIYLIDPVEVGCGRVWRSDQPEWFMMNTVADEISAFSGTPDDGPHRAGAGPSFGEWWRATDADHPGPNSYAPRAVYGRYMRFVLSAVRGGLPAGVNLHELRLSVEDLTRTGDGYQLRLSDGSRLSVDRVVLTTGHARPGPSGEQRELAQFASDRPGLRYIQGDSAADMDLDNVSSASTVGILGLGLSFYDVMAAFTLGRGGTFKEDAEGRLTYLPSGAEPMLVAGSRSGMPLPARGRNQKSATDPYRPLLFTVEHVRHRTPGKSPDGPVDFRADVWPWLHAEMNLVYYGTEIRHRHGAGREAEFKAGLAVPAGSPVPDVAAAAQRYGVRDLPPLDLDRLARPFAGRTYDDHAAFECDLLEVLRRDLVEAARGNVESPLKAALDVLRDTRGVIREFVDYSGLEPGSHRDDFLGWYVPRSSFLAAGPPPVRLAQAAALIRAGVLRIVGPGTRFVPDPASGRFRTRSPQVAGSEVTVDTVLDARIPPPDLRRDPSPLTRRLREQGIWTSYVNGTGDQAFDTGGVAVTRSPYHPVTTGRTADTGLYVLGIPTEHTRWFMQAGSSRPGIWSDFVYDADAIAGHALERDGAVRTPAPGPAGTLPGSPCLQGF
- a CDS encoding isochorismatase family cysteine hydrolase, which codes for MGRRPALLVLDLINELVHPEGKYSADGFCEQVAERGVLGRAATAIDRARRDGVPVIYVVVGFSPGYADWPASSELFASARDDDRVVLGTWGTQVHDELKPADGEPVIEKRRVSPFFGTHLDLLLRNLGVNTLLLTGVTTDLVILSTAREGHDRDYHVEVLADAAAADSREAHETALKVIARTARITSVDEALPA